From the Corvus cornix cornix isolate S_Up_H32 chromosome 1A, ASM73873v5, whole genome shotgun sequence genome, the window actTCTTTCAGCCACATCGGGGGAAGCTCTCCCTCACAGATGAGCTCCACTGGGCTGATGGATTTATCATTGTTTACGATATCAGCAACAGAGCATCATTTGCATTTGCAAAAGCACTGCTGTACAGGATCCGAGAGTCTCACATAAGAGTTTGTAAAAAGTAAGTggcattctttttttccccccagcaaACATAGAGAAAAGTTGAGAACACTTCTGTGAGCTTGCAGGCCATCCTAGTAGCAATTAAAATCCAGCAGCATTGAAGTGACATAACACAATGACAACAACAAGGTGAAGGCAAAGTGTGTGGCAAATTACAATCTATTTTACTGTATCCAAACCCAAGTACatcaggatttttcttcttagttCTTACAGAACTAATATTTAAGTGATTGccataaatatttctgctgtgatttacaCGGGTTAAAAAGCCTGGTGCAGTCAGCCTGTGCTTTTACTCTCCCACTCAATTACCAATGGAGATGCACCAATACAGGGGTTGAAGAAAGCATTTCCCACAATAAAGGAAAGTGGTACCACAAATGTCTCCTAAACTGCCTTTAGTGGTGATCCCAACACCATTTGTGCACATGGGTGACCATATGGTgagaaagaaagtaatttccaaGAGAACCACCAGAACTGCAGATGTGAGAGGGGATGGTGGTGTGTATTCCTGCATCAGTCAGCTGAGGTCCTTTCTAAATAAGAGTGAAATCCTTTACTTATATCAGAAGTGGAGTAAAAACCCcacttttctgtctgttttacTGCTGAACTTTCTTAAATAAGGTTAATATCTGGAGGGAATAATTTTAGCAGAAGCTTGGAATTAGATTTCCTGTGTTTCCGTCTGAGTTATGCCACTGACACTGATGTATCTCTTGGACTCTGTTCTGTTACCTATAAATGGAGATAATGATCAGGTTGCTTCTTCATGAAGTCCAGCTGCTGACAATTTACTCAGCAtcatagaaaaatacattaattcttTGAgtagagaaaaaatgaaaatctacTGGTAGAGAATCGCTTGTCTGGACAATCCTTTGCCAAATGGAAAACCAGAATTCTTCTTGGCAAGGTGAGGGGGCTGGTTAgttcattttgggtttttttgcaatgtCTGTTGTCCTGAACATACATATTTCTCATACACACTGAATATAGCACAGCATATGACACAGAATTGTACATATCTTTTCTCTCACTGGaacctttttcatttcagaatggTCGAGTCATCAATATTTTTGGTTGGCAATAAACAGGATTTATGCCACATGAGGGAAGTTGGCTGGGATGAAGGACAGAAGCTGGCAATAGATAACAAGTGCCAATTCTGTGAActgtctgcagcagagcattATCAGGAAGTTGTGGCAATGTTCACCAAAGTCCTGAGGAATATCACTTCCAGtttcaaactgaaggagaagAGACGACCAAGCGGATCCAAGTCAATGGCCAAGTTAATCAACAACATgtttgggaagagaaggaaatctgtGTAAGGGCTGGTTAGTCTTGAAGTTGGAACAAGCTGAAGCaatggagcagaggcagctcttgGGATTCAGTGAATTTCCTCCAAAGGTCAATATCTGGAGCAGTAAGACAGTAGAAACCAAAGGTATGGTCAAGTGGATGGTCTAGACCTAGAAGACCTGACCTTCTATTTCAAACTGCTACAGATTTACTGTTTAGGGCTGTGCCACTTAAACTCTAAGCTGCTCCAGAGGAGAAGTCTAGTCTGTATTTATTCGACACCAACAGGGTCTTAGATAGAGCTTCTAGGTGCAACTGAAATACAAACagttatttcacagaatcacttacattggaaaagacccttaagatcatcaaatccagccATTAACCAAACACTAGCAAGTCCACCACATAATTTTCAGTAAACTCAGCTTTGCTGATCAAAATCTTGCTTCAGAATTCTGAGTatgtttttttttgtgtgtgtgtgcaagaaCATTTGCactaaagaaaagcaaaatatcgTGGCTTCATGTGataatatatttgtatttaactCAGATCCTTGTGTGCCTTACACTTGCTGAAATTCATATGAATTAAATGCTTAGACACCAAATCTACAAAAGGTATTTACCTGCAAAGCTGCCTTGCAGAGGCACCAGAAGTAGGGAAGAAGATATATAAAGCAGTATTGTCTTCTGTTTcagtatcttttctttttttttttttttctttcccatgagTGATGAAAGAAAGTAGAGAGGGTTGAGGAGTGTGGGAGCTGAAATGTTGGTGAAATGTTAGTGAGCACTGGACTGTTTCGGCAGGGCTGTCGTtgagtgaaataattttatagcAAGGGTCAGCATAAAGCCTGGGTTTATCCCTTTCACAGAAGAGTTTTTGTAAGCTTTAACAAAAGTTTCATTACCTCTGAGGTGGATGTGACTGTTCAATCTTAGATGGGAGCAGAAGCTTGGAAAGCACATGGGCTGGTAAAGTGCACAAGTTCTCTAGAATGTCTGCCTGGATTTAAAGGTCAGCCTGCTGGTAAGACCCGTGCTCACAGAGAGTGTTTTGCCTAATAACCAATGTCCTTACAACTAGTCATCGCTGTGGTATTGAAATGCCACAGGAGAGAGCACTAAGTAATGCTAGCTACACTTTTCAGAAGTGGATATTAAACATCAGACAGGAGTAAATACGTTGCCAGTTGACTTTCAGAGCTCTTACTCTAGGCAACTAAATAAGGGCTTAAGCCCTTAAAAGTGTTTGAAAGTGCTGTGATTGTACAGAAATTATGAAAGGGAAGTGATCTGAAGGTGAATTGCTGCCTCCTACCCATTCCGGGGAACAGCTGGGATTCAGTCTTTGTACAAGGCTGAGTTGAAGCCTACCTCTGCTCTGAATTTTTACCTGCATTGAAACTAGAAATGTTACTTTCAGTTTTTGAGTGTTCACCCGTAAGACAACATTAAAAAGTTGCACATAATCTTAGCAGTAAGGTTGTAAAACAGGACTAAAGCACATTTTATTGTGTTGACCAAagatcacattttttttttaaatgaaagagacTGTTTATTTCACTTGTTATAAGACTACAGATATTGGAACATAGTTCTCAGCTGACAGGCACAgggttgctttgtttttctgcagatgctgctctgcCATATCAGGAGCATTATATTTTAACAGTATGGTCAATATCTATGAGACTGAACGTGCAGATTACTCATGTACACCCTTGAACTTTCCAGCCCACACAGGATCCCAGAACTACTAAGAGACTTGTAGCTGTATCTTGCTCTAGCACTGCCAGATTCCAGAACTCTTATTTGTATTTACTGCTCTGGTATTAAATAAACTGGATATAAGTTTGATGTAttaatgcacattttttttttccctttactctGGTATAAAGCTACagacttttgttttttccattataaaagTGAAGCACCATGCAGATCTGAAATTCCAACCGGAGAAAGTAAATCTGGGAATCAGCCACTTGCACTAAAGAGAACCTCTGGCTGTGTTTCCTGAGCACAATGAAGAAGCCCTCATGTAATTTTAAGCACTGAAGagagccttttttaaaaatgctttatccTGTAAAAATTAGTCAAAAACAGCTACAGAGAGGCCAATTAAGTTTTGTTCATATTCCTGGGAATGTGGGCTCTCAGATAGATGGAACCTGCAGTATACCCCATGGTCTTTTGGTGTGTATGGAGTAAATGTTGGAACATATCTGGGCCATGTCCTGGGCTGTGCTCACCTGAAAGCCAGCTGGAACAGCTACAGGATGCATTTAGATTTAAGCACACTAAAGCACCCAGCACAGACATAATTCGATGTTCTCAGCATCAGGATTTCACTTGTCTTTTATTGCTGCTAACTGCAGAAGAACAAGGGTGCataattttaaagcagatgCACTTTCTCGCATtcaaaatatatacatattttaatgtcttttaaaaatgaaggcctttaaaattacttaaaagaCTGAGACagatacacacatatatatgttttGCTAAGTGTTCTTGGAGCTCTAACAGGGAAGGTAATATGTTAACTGGCACAGGCATATTGCAAACAAGAAATTAGCAAGAACCCTGCTTGTATAACACAGTAAATGATGTAAATGGTGTCTGACGCTCACCCTTGAGAGTGACATCACCTAGAGCATATCAAACTCATTGAAGAGTGTGGAAGTGGAGCTATTTGTGTTGTCACATATTGCTTCAGCATACAACTCCATCCTTTCTCACcaaaagattttgaaattgCTCTACAAGAATTAAAAGTTTCTTGCTGTCATGCCTGGAAGTCCTTGCTTATACAAACTTTCTAGTTTCAGTAAAATTTTGCCTGAGAAAGACACTCAGAATTGATGTTCTTTCTCCCTGTCTTCAACTCATTTTTACTTTAGAAATAGTGAcataaaagcaaagagattCTACTGAAGTATAAAAGTAATAGCCCCTGGCTCCCAAATGCTGTCTCTCAGAGCACTCTCAGGGCTTTTTGAAGCTCTTTCTCACTACAGCTTTGAAATAAACAATTCAGACTAACACcacctcagctccttttcccacTGTCATGTCTTTATGCATTAAACTCTTTTAGAAAATTCCACTGTGGTGATGTTCACAaaagggcagagaggaaaacGTCACAGGAAAACTTAGAGTGTGATactcctggaaaaaaggaataattaagTATTGAGTAGGCCAACCAAACACGCTGTACTCTAAAGACAAAAGTAACTACCGTAGGTTTTTTTAGCCCATTGTTAGAAGCCAATTTCTGAAGTGATGGACAGGAGAACATTGAGTCGTGTGGGGAgtgctgttgcttttctttctatCAGAATACACTGCTTTGAAGGTGATATTTGAAGATGTCTGATCCTGGCATCCTGTCCACTcctgaggcagagagagagcagcagatgCTGTGGCCATTGGCCGGAACAGTTGTGATCCTTTCACCAACAGTCAGGC encodes:
- the RERGL gene encoding ras-related and estrogen-regulated growth inhibitor-like protein isoform X2; amino-acid sequence: MRGGVARGALKARRRRGRRGGGMAEVKVAVLGGSGAGKSECIYTKHLCLDGRQIHLEIYDPCSQPHRGKLSLTDELHWADGFIIVYDISNRASFAFAKALLYRIRESHIRVCKKMVESSIFLVGNKQDLCHMREVGWDEGQKLAIDNKCQFCELSAAEHYQEVVAMFTKVLRNITSSFKLKEKRRPSGSKSMAKLINNMFGKRRKSV
- the RERGL gene encoding ras-related and estrogen-regulated growth inhibitor-like protein isoform X1, with the translated sequence MRGGVARGALKARRRRGRRGGGMAEVKVAVLGGSGAGKSALAVRFLTRRFIGEYASSAECIYTKHLCLDGRQIHLEIYDPCSQPHRGKLSLTDELHWADGFIIVYDISNRASFAFAKALLYRIRESHIRVCKKMVESSIFLVGNKQDLCHMREVGWDEGQKLAIDNKCQFCELSAAEHYQEVVAMFTKVLRNITSSFKLKEKRRPSGSKSMAKLINNMFGKRRKSV